A section of the Rhipicephalus sanguineus isolate Rsan-2018 chromosome 11, BIME_Rsan_1.4, whole genome shotgun sequence genome encodes:
- the LOC125756170 gene encoding uncharacterized protein LOC125756170 gives MKCCVPSCTNRSDKATDKALSFHRFPRSTALKKQWAEAIGRTDWLPVSTTVICSDHFRRDDYTDSGNLVAGAVPCIFTADIATEKASGDAAPLGVESVLYSNKGKAVVSLLQRKTPTKGQGSAETGTTSNNSRGTTTKRALAKGPSPSQVEKKKKKKLTVMDIMEVDSSSYWLKTLSNRSVNFVHIVHRPMPCISRSVTVSPDMLVMVAIENARLSLLPCGTPVPSTIDSIETLQDLLDRVEMLDDAERIDNWQLRRQSTLRLVALLLQEVCHNVGNADSQYGVLTSVRDQVRDLL, from the exons ATGAAGTGCTGCGTTCCTTCTTGCACCAACCGCTCCGACAAAGCCACAGACAAGGCACTGTCATTCCACAG GTTTCCGAGGAGCACAGCTCTCAAGAAGCAGTGGGCGGAGGCCATCGGTCGTACAGACTGGTTGCCAGTGTCAACAACTGTGATCTGCTCCGACCACTTCCGACGCGATGACTACACTGATTCCGGAAACCTAGTGGCTGGCGCCGTTCCGTGCATCTTTACGGCCGACATTGCCACTGAG aaggcATCCGGTGATGCGGCGCCACTAGGAGTGGAGTCTGTCCTCTACAGCAACAAAGGCAAGGCAGTGGTGTCTTTGCTTCAGAGGAAGACACCCACCAAAGGCCAGGGCTCCGCCGAAACAGGCACCACATCCAACAACAGCAGAGGCACCACAACAAAGCGAGCTCTGGCCAAGGGACCTTCACCTTCACAggttgagaagaagaagaagaagaagctcacAGTCATGGACATCATGGAAGTGGACAGTTCCAGCTACTGGCTGAAGACATTGAGCAACAGGTCGGTGAACTTTGTCCACATTGTGCACCGACCCATGCCGTGCATCAGCCGGTCGGTGACAGTCTCCCCCGACATGTTGGTGATGGTGGCCATTGAGAACGCACGCCTGAGCCTGCTGCCGTGCGGTACGCCGGTCCCCAGCACCATCGACAGCATTGAGACGTTGCAGGACCTCCTGGACAGGGTAGAGATGCTGGACGACGCCGAGCGAATCGACAACTGGCAGCTGCGCCGGCAGAGCACGTTGAGACTCGTCGCCTTGTTGCTACAGGAAGTGTGCCACAATGTGGGCAATGCGGACAGTCAGTACGGTGTGCTCACCTCTGTCAGAGACCAAGTCAGAGATCTGTTGTGA